In Pseudomonas campi, the sequence AGGCCCTTGCGCAGGACCTCCTCGGCTTCTTCCGGGGCACCCAGCTGCTGCAGCTGACCGGCATAGGCGAGCAGCAACTCTGGCTCGCTGCGCTGGGTCGAGGACAACTGCTGCCAGGCCGCAGTCAGCGGCTGCAAGGCGGCCTCACCCTGGTTCAACCCGGCCTGCCCGGCAGCCAGCAGGCGACCTTGCCAGACCTGCCGCTCCAGGGTAGCCAGGTCCTCGCCGCCGAGCACCTGGCCCTTGCGCAGCTCGGGCAACAGATCGAGCAGGGCCGACCAGTCGGCCCGGGCCAGCAGCAGGCTCTGCAGCTGGCGCAGTACCTGACGGTGACGCGGGTGACGCTGGCGCATCACCTGCAAGGTTTCCTGGGCGGCGGCACTTTCACCACGCGCCTGCTGCAGTTCGGCATGGGTCAGGGCAATGGCCAGTTCGGCCTGCGGCTGACGCTGCAGGGCGCGCTCGAGAAAGCTGTCGCTCTGTTCGTAATTGCCCAGCTGCTGCGCCGCCCGGGCCGCGCCCAGGTAGTGCATCAGCGGCTGGCGCTCACCTTCGGCCGCCTGCTGCAGATGGCGCACCGCACGCTCCCAGCGCCCTTCGGCGAGATCCAGCAGGCCCTTGTCGGCCGCCAGCTGCTGACGCTTGCCATGATTGCGCCGCGACCAGGGATTGAGCAGGCCACCGGAAGCCACGAACAGCCGCCACAGCCAGCGCACGCCCCAGACCAATAGCCAGACCAGTGTCGCCAGGAGCAGAAACACCCACAGGCTGGACTCATAGCGAAAGCTCTTCCAGGCGATCAGCACATAGCCGCTGTGTTCGGCGATGGCCAGACCAAGCAGGGTGGTGGTGGCGACCACCAGAAGCAGCAGCAGGATGGCGCGGATCATTGCCCGCCCTCCTCGGTTTCCACTGCGTCCACCGCTTCCGGCATCAGCTCACGGGCCTCGCGCAACTTGAGGTAGGCCTGCAGGGTATTCAGCGCCGGATCCAGGCTAGGCAGCTTGGCCACGACCGCCTGCTCACCCAGCTCGCCGATGCGCTGCTGCATGGCCTTGACCGCCTGATTGTCACGATCGAAGTAGTTGTCGAGCACCGCATGCGCCGCCGTCAGGGCCTGCCGGTAGACCTCCGGCTGGCCATTCAACGCGCCCCATTGCGCCTGCTCCAGGGCCAGCGCCAGGGTCAGGCGCACCTGCGCCAGGCTCTGCCCGGCCAGTAGCGGACGCACATCCTGGTCGGCCTGCAGGTCGAGGCGCACATAGCGCGACAGCTTTGCCCACAGCTCGGCCCAGCGACTGCTGTCACTGGCACTGGCGGCCGTCGGCACTTCGCTCGGCAGAATGTATTCGGGGGCGAGCATCTGCAGCTGATCGACCTGCCCACGCAAAGCCGCCAGCTGCAGGAACAGACCACTGCGATCGACCTGCGGCAGGCTGTTCAGCGCCTCCAGCACCTTGATCAGCTCACCGCGCGCGGCGAAGGCCTGCGGATCATCCTGCGCCTGCAGGATGCTGTCGGCCCCCTGCACCAGCGCGGTGGCGCTGTTGACGTCCTGCAATGCGCTGAGACGCAGCATGGCCAGGCGCAGCAAGTGCTCGGCCTCGGCCAGGCGCCAGTCTTCGCGGCTCTTGCCGAGCAACCCGGAGAGGCTTTGCGCCAGGCGCTGCTGATCGCCCTGCAGGCTCACCAGCAGGTCGCGCTGGGCGCCCAGGTCGGCCGCAGTCGGCAACCCGGCCAGGCGCTGGGCGATGCGCTGCTCGCTGGCCTGCAGCTGTTGCTGCGCCGCTGCACTGCTCTCGTTGAAGCGGGCCAGCTGCTGCGCCGCCTGGTCCTGCTGCAGGTACAACTGCCAGCTGCTCCAGCCACCGGCAGCCAAGCCGGCGGCGCCGATCAGCAACGCCACTGCGGCGAGGCCACGGCCCTTGGCCTTGGGCGGCGCTACGGCGGGCGACTGAGCCTTGGTCAGAGTGTCCTGAGTTGCTTCGCTGATCTGCGGGGCTGTCTCGCTCACGTGTCCATCCTTTGCATCAGAGGGGCGGCGCGCTTGCACGCAAGGCCGCCAGAACAGCCGCAGCACTGGCGCCGCGACAATCGATTGGGTGCAGGGCACCGGCCGCCCGGGCCAGCTCGGCGACCCGTGGGCTGGGCACCAACAAGGGTAGCCGAGCCAGCTCAGGCCAGTCAGCCCCGGCCAGTTGCTGCAGATGTTCGAGGCCCTGAGCACTGCTGACCAGCAGGGCGTTGAGACGTTCCCCGCGCACGCGCTGCACCAGGCAACCAGGTGGATAGTCCGGCAGCACGCG encodes:
- a CDS encoding heme biosynthesis HemY N-terminal domain-containing protein, with amino-acid sequence MIRAILLLLLVVATTTLLGLAIAEHSGYVLIAWKSFRYESSLWVFLLLATLVWLLVWGVRWLWRLFVASGGLLNPWSRRNHGKRQQLAADKGLLDLAEGRWERAVRHLQQAAEGERQPLMHYLGAARAAQQLGNYEQSDSFLERALQRQPQAELAIALTHAELQQARGESAAAQETLQVMRQRHPRHRQVLRQLQSLLLARADWSALLDLLPELRKGQVLGGEDLATLERQVWQGRLLAAGQAGLNQGEAALQPLTAAWQQLSSTQRSEPELLLAYAGQLQQLGAPEEAEEVLRKGLKQAYDSRLVRLYGLLRGRDPARQLQAAEALLKQHPQDPVLLLSLGRLCLQNSLWGKAREYFEISLEFSRSAETCAELARLLAHLGELEKSNQLFQEGLGLLDQQLPNLPLPTRV
- a CDS encoding uroporphyrinogen-III C-methyltransferase gives rise to the protein MSETAPQISEATQDTLTKAQSPAVAPPKAKGRGLAAVALLIGAAGLAAGGWSSWQLYLQQDQAAQQLARFNESSAAAQQQLQASEQRIAQRLAGLPTAADLGAQRDLLVSLQGDQQRLAQSLSGLLGKSREDWRLAEAEHLLRLAMLRLSALQDVNSATALVQGADSILQAQDDPQAFAARGELIKVLEALNSLPQVDRSGLFLQLAALRGQVDQLQMLAPEYILPSEVPTAASASDSSRWAELWAKLSRYVRLDLQADQDVRPLLAGQSLAQVRLTLALALEQAQWGALNGQPEVYRQALTAAHAVLDNYFDRDNQAVKAMQQRIGELGEQAVVAKLPSLDPALNTLQAYLKLREARELMPEAVDAVETEEGGQ